GTTTAGGCTTTGAGTGCCAGTCTGGGGAGGTGAAGTGTGGTCAGGGCTTGGGATGGCTGTGATGGGGCCTGGAGAATCCCATGGCACAGAAGCTCATTAAGAAGctacctgatttgtcttccctgaGGATCAGGAGCAGATTATGAAAGAGGGAACCAACAAGCCCCTGGCTCATCCCACACTGAGCCCAGTGACAGGTAAGGAgtaaaggggcagaggcaggggcctgAGCCATGCAGTCCCACCCCTGGGCATCCTTGCTTGATGCTTTTCACTTGTCCCCGCCTGTCTCACTGgatgcctgcctgcctcctttcCATCCACATAGGTCCTCCTGGGCATCTGCTCGATTTCCTGACCTCTGTCCTCCTGTGTTCATTGACTTCTCTCTGTACAGTGATcagtctctttgtctttctctctccctctctctccttatttgtcttttgggtgtgcTCCTCagttgagggggagagagatggaaggaagtgAAGGCTGCTGTTACAGAACTGAAGCAGTTGGCTCTCCATAGAGGATTTAGGATGAGGCCCTGGTAGGAGAGATAAAAGTGGGGGTGATGAGTTATAGAAGGTGGGAGCTGGAGGGAGATGTTAGAACTGAGAAGATCTGAAATGCTCTTAtttgggaaggagagggaggtgaTTGCTTCCAAACAGGATACTGATATCCTGTCATTAAACCCCCTGGGGTGGCTGGAGAGGAGGCTCACAGTGGGCTTGGAGCCCCCGTTAATCTATTCCtggcctttctttccctttccttctataCTCCTCTTTTCTCCAATTCTGTACCATATTCTGGTCACTGAGTATGTAGCAAGGACTGGGGATGGGAGGCCTATTGAGAGCCTACTGCAATAGTCCAGGCATCAGATATCAGGTCCAGGTGGAGCTGCCAGAGGGATGTCAAGGTCTTCAACTCTTCCAAATAGACTAGACCAGAGACACTCCTTCTCTACCAGCAGGTTGGTCACAATGCATTTTGACATTTTGTTTGATCCTCTCACAGGATGAGCAAGTTCACTACCTTTCAGGACAGTTGATTCTATCTGTGGACTGCCCTCTCTAATGTCAGCTGGTTGTATTACATTGGATCTTGTCTCCCTAGTGTAACTCCCAACTATACTTCTTAAGACCACCCTGGACAAGTCTTATCCGTCTTCCACATGAAAACCTTTCAGACAGTTGGCCCTCAGCTTCCAGAATGCCCTTCACCTTTTATTCCACATTGTAAACATACCCAATTGCTCCAACACTTCCTCATATGATATGGTTTCCAGACCCTTCTTTATAACCTATTTCAACATATCCACACTCCCTTTAAAATGTGGACCCACCATTGAAAAAGATGCCCTACATGAAGTCTGGCTACCCCAGACACATTCCATGACACCTTGTGTCATCTGTTAGCATCCTTTCTCAATGATGTCACCTCAATGATGACTTTTTAGAAAGTTTACTTACACTGATCCACTTTCGGTCCTCAGTTATTGCCCAATGAACTGCTACTCCACCTAAACTGTTGTGGTTGGCTTTTTGAAtccaaggaagggacagaggatttTAGCTCTACGctataacatttcttttcttgacaTTAGCTTCTTGTTCTACCATTTGAGACTTGAAATTCTACTTTCAACCACTGGATCAGATTGTCTTCCTCACCATCTACATCACCTTCCTGTGAAGGAAGAACCCATGAGACCGACTGATCCATGGGAAGGTGAACTTGAAATTTCTGGTGGTCacaagtaaaagatctgtatacaactcattcttacctcctttccttccattGTACTTTTCCTGAAGCTGCCTATCATGACTTGGGCACTTAGTCCCGTTGCTGTTGCCTCCTCAGAGACCTTGCAATatcacctctttctctctctcttttggcttcccccctcccccgtgtatatatctttaaaaaacagcaacacAAATAAAACACTCTTTCCACCTTTTGTCCATCCCAATCTTAGATATCTCTTCATTACTCCACTTTACAGACCAGTTCACTCTTCAAAACCCACTGGTGTCTGATTTTTACTTTCATCACTTCATCAAAATTTCCCACTTTCAAGCCAAGAATAATTTccacattattatatttttaaagttttattcctCCTGCTCTCTCCGTAGTGTCTGGCACCATAGGCCCTTTTGGAGATGTTAGCTTCCTTGGTTGGTGGAACCAAGTTCCCTGCCTCCCTGATGCTCTTGCTCAAGCCCCAGCTCTTCTACTGCTGATCTCTCTTGTGTTCATGCCCCAGGCTGCAGATTTTGATTCTTTGCTCTTTCTCTAGACTATCCTGGTTAGTTCTCATCCATTATGTACCTTGATTACCTCCCCAATTTTTATTAGATATCCTTCCTGAGTTTGAAGGCTCTCTGACCTATTCTTTGATAGTCAGATCCTCAAGGATGCCTCATGTTCCAAGCTCTATGTCTGTAGCAGAGTTAATCATTACCTTCCAGTCATTTCCTGCCTCACgccatctctccctcctccacctccacctccacccaggTTTTGTCTTGTAATGGTTCCCAAACCTGAAACCTCAAGCTCATCTttgtcccctccctctttctcatcTTATGTACCCCTCAGTTACCAAGTTCTGTTGATTCAATTTCCCACACCTCTCTCTAAtatctcttctcttctttattgCCTATAATGCTATGCTGCTCCTGCCTTTTTCCGATACCCCTCAAATGGTCTTCCTCCAATGCCTTCTTCTAACTTCCACCCAAGTAGTGACATTTCTAAAACCTAAGCCTCAATGAATTACTTTTCTGCTTAAAACTTATCTCCAAATTGTCATGGCCTAAATGATCAACTCCATGCTCCTTATTAAAGTACACAATacccttttcttttccctcttgccCTGTGAAGACTATCCTACCCTCAGATTTTATGTCTTGTGCTCCATGGTTGTACAAAACTCTCCCTTAGTTATGGTCCTTTGCACCCGCAACTCCATCTTCTTGCAAAACTCTTCCTTAGGATCTTTGCTTAGCTAATTTTTGCTCAGCTTTTAAGTTTCACATTATGTGTCCTCTTCTTGGAGAAGTCTAGCTCCCAAAGGCTACCTAGGTGCTTCTTTAAGGAAGCACAGCCTATCCAGGCTCCTGTGACACTCTGTACTTACTCCCATCAGCACTTATCATTTGACTGTCATTTATTGTTTACCTGTCTCCTTCCTGTGCATGTGTtttgagggcagagatttttatTACTGTATCCCTGGTGCTTAGCACAGAGCTTTGACTGCTAGCCATATTTCCGTCATAGTGCTAAGCACATTGGGATGTGGTTTGTGCCTCTACTCTTCTATCTCTCTAaccagactgtaagctccttgagaatTAGGAATAGAACTTATTTGTCCTTGTCTCTTCAGCTCTTAGAATAGAGCCTGATaggtagtaggtgctcaatcagTGTTTGTCGACCATTTGATGAATGATACCATGAGGAAGGGGATTTGATGGGAACTAACATTACTGAGCTCCGGCTATGTGCTAATCACAGAGCTAAGCACTTCACACCTATTATGTATTACTTCTCATGACATCTCTTCTGGTAAATTTTATGTggattttacagaaaaggaaatggggcTCAAGGAGATTAAATTACTTGAGCAGAAGCACAGTTGAAGCATCAAGAACTTGAAGTCTAGTCTTCTGATTCCAAATCCCATGCTCCACTAGAACACACCACCTCCTATGGCATCACAAACAAGGAATCAGCCCTAAGTTTTAAGATATAAACTAAATTCATGCAGCCTTTAAATGGGTCTCCCCTCCTGTCATAAATCTCAGCtgcaaaaaggaaaggactccaAGGGATATATTACCATTGGGAGGGTATTCCTACCAGGTTGGAGGGATTAAGAGATGCCAAAGCTGCCTTTAAGCAAAAAAAGATAGCTATTATTCTACCTCTATTATAGTTTTAGGGTGAAGCAGGAAGACCCTTCCCTTCATTTGTGGGTAAGGCCAGGATGAAGCAGAGTGGTGAAAAActttgtctaaaataaaattggatgTGAGGAAGCTTCCAGAGGCCCAAAAGATTCAAGAAACACAGACCTGAGTAagatttttctaaacattttaatgtttctggAGTCATATATCTTTCTCACATTTCTGACTCACCTCCTCTATATTGTAATGATCAGAAGGTTAAAGCACCAAAGGAAAGGGTTCTGAGTGTTTGTTTTTCAAGGAGAGGGATGGGAGAGCTTCAGATCATTACCCCACTCTATAGCCAGGACTAGGGGAGAAGAGCCCCCAAGCAATGCATTATGTGATTGTAGGTCctgaaagacaagaaaacaggTGGCCTTGCTGGGGCTGATAGAATAAAATGAGACCCTGGTGGTCTTGAAAAAAGATTTGGGcctgagaaacagaaaattccATGAAggtttccctcccctccccaaatttGGCCTCACTCTGACTAGACCTCAGTCTTTGAACTTCTATTAGTCCCAAATAGTATCCAAATAAACACCAGCTGCCAGCAACTGAATGGTCATTGTACCTGAATGTGCATCCTAAGCTGGGCCACTAGTcagttcatttctctttctgcagatGAAGGAGAATGCAGAACTTTCCCTGGGACAACCACAGCTCTGTGTCTGAATTCATCCTTCTGGGCTTCTCCAGGGATTCCCAAATTAATACAATCCTCTTCaacatcttcctctttctctacctctctacACTTGTGGGCAATGGACTCATTGTCACCTTGATTCACTTGGACTCCCGCCTCCAcacacccatgtacttcttcctcagtGTCCTCTCCATTCTGGACATGAGCTATGTCACCACTACTGTGCCCCAGATGTTGGTGCATCTGATCTGCCAGAAGAAAACTATCTCCTATGTTGGGTGTGTGGCCCAGATGTACATCTTTCTGGTGTTGGGCATCACTGAGGGCTGGCTGTTCTCTGTTATGGCCTATGATAGATATGTGGCCATCTGTTATCCACTCAGATACAAGGTTATCATGACCCCATGGCTGTGTGGGGCAATGGCCATCTTTTGTGGACTGTGGGGTATCAGCTGTTCCCTAGTCTACACTGTCTTCACAATGCGCTTGCCCTACTGTGGCCCCAATGAGATCAATCACTTCTTCTGTGAGGTCCCTGCTGTTCTGAAGCTGGCCTGTGCAGACACATCCCTCAATGACCAAGTAGATTTTATTCTGGGCTTCATCCTTCTCCTGGTACCCCTCTCTTTCATTCTGGCCTCTTATGTCCGCATCTTTGCCACAATCTTGAAGATCCGCTCAGCTCAGGGTCGACTCaaggccttctccacctgtgcCTCCCACATCACTGTGGTCACCATGTTCTGTGGACCTGCCATGTTTATGTACATGAACCCCGGGGCCAATGCCTCCCCAGAGCGGGACAAGAAATTGGCTCTGTTCTACAATATTATCTCTGCCTTTCTCAATCCCATCATCTATAGCCTTAGAAACAAAGATGTGAAGAGGGCTTTCCTCAAGTTAACAGGTTCAAGCAAGGCCTCTGAGTGAGGCCATTGGAGCACAGAAGGCTACAACCAGACCTGAAACCACATGTTCCACCCTATTCCCTCCCATCACCCTATGGATAGGCATGAATCACTGACTGAGAGTTATGGGAGATAATATGTAAGGTTGGTGCCTGGGTGGGAGCTGTTGATGGTTCCAGCAGGTGAGCTATCCTCAAATATCAAGAGACCCAACTGTAGATAGGGTGCCAAGTCAGGACCTATGTCTGATTTATGTGCTTCCCAGGGCTCAGCAAAGGGTCTGGCACAAAGTATCATTAACATttgatgattgaatgaatgagctCATGAAGATTGCGCCTATTAAATCAACTCAGGATGGCCAGGACACAAAGACTAACAGGACCCATATGAGTGACTTTATTTTATCTCAATCAGGAGTACAAACAGATCTAAAGAAACATAGtctcaagagaaaggaaaagtgaccTTAGAAACAGGATTCAGGAATTGGTCATTGTCTATCCAGCACTTTCATGGGAGTGTGGGTCCCAGGGTACAGAGCGAGCCCCTGCTGTGGTGAAGAGATATTTTGAGGGTCTCTTGATGTACAGATGAAACATCACCCAAACCATACCATACTGGGGCAGAGCTCATACTTTGCAAACCATCACCTtgtaggattgttgtgagaagTTAATGTAGGTAAAGTTCTCAAAACAGTGCTTGATGCATTGCATGCTTTACATAAACACTGCCATTCTTCTTGTCATGCTCTACTTCTTTTTCCTAATACCACCATTACCAAGCAAACTATTGAGATCATTTCAGCTTCAAAAGAGGGGCCATTCTGCTCTCTGGAAAGGGATAGCTAACATTATAAATGAAGATGTTGGCATTTGTTTATACCTCATTCTAGTGTGGATTTAGTGAATTTGGGTCTGTCACCAAGAAACCTATGAACTCTGAACTGGCAAAACTGTAGAAAAATTATGACACCCTTTCAAGGTACCAAATGAAGAGGCCCTGATTACAAACAGCCAGAACTCCTCAGATACTTTCAATGATATTCTCACATGatagagctttttatttttttttcaacgtttttttatttatttttgggacagagagagacagagcatgaacgggggaggggcagagagagagggagacacagaatcggaaacaggctccaggctccgagccatcagcccagagcctgacgcggggctcaaactcacggaccgcaagatcgtgacctggctgaagtcggacgcttaaccgactgcgccacccaggcgccccatgatagagctttttaaataaacatttgttcaaaTCTAAACTGAGTAATAACGTGTTACTAGAGTACTTGATTCAAGAAGATACTGACAGGTATAGCAGGATATAGTGATCAGAGTAGGGCTGACTTCTCTTACCAGTGCCAGACCCCTTCACCCATACCTGTGGCTCCCTAGAGTCCCCAGCACCTTggaagaggcacagaaaagttgCTCCACAGAATCTCAGAAATTGTACTGACCACACAGTGCCTATCATACAAAAACAAGGCAGACAATACTTCAGTGCCAAGAAACGTAAGCAACACTCCAGTGAAGCTAGAATCAGAGGGGTAAGCTCTCACACAGAGCCCCTAACAACCTTCACAAAATCTCCTCCAAATTTTGCCTTCACTCTTTCTACCACCAGGGAACAAAAGGGGGAAAGAGGCAGGAGTTCCTGGCATTTATTTTATCCTTGTCACGATTCTGAATTCCCACAGTCCATTGAACTATCCCAGCCTTTTCTGTTTCAAATTTGACTTTGAATTTGAAATTCTAAATCGCCTAATGGATACAAGTGATAGGCATTCAATGAGATGATGCCATGGAAAAATATTGTTAGATTCTCACTTTAAacacaaaggaaatttaaaactattaGGCCTCCTTGTGATTAATATCAGGCCTCTTTAACCTCAGAGTTATTGAACCTTCATTAACTAATAGTCCTCAATAAAACAGTGAAGGCTCCAATGAAAGTGGTACAGATTCAATCCAAACAGATGTCATTGAAGGTGCTTTGAACTCAGCAAAGAAAGTAATAGTAATTGTGGTATTAATGGAAGTTATGGTGATTGTAACTtgaattttgaaggaaaatatttggCTTTGCATTTCACAGTCGCTTATAGGATATTTGCTGAACCTGTTTTGGAAAGTAGTAAGGAAGGGGGCTTGAGGAGAGATGCTGGGCATTGGGGGAGAGCAGGCATATACCACATAGAAGGATTAACAGGACACATCAAGCCCCCAAATCACAGGAGCAAAGGATGAATTGTAGAGATATGAAGGGCATTGGTCAGGCTTTCCGCCTAGATAATAACTGGTACAATGGGAAGAGACGGCTTGACAATGAGGTTCGATTAGGCCAGAGAACAGTGTTGTAGGATTAAGGATTAGAGAGAACTGGGTAGAGTTCCGGAAGAAAGGGGGATACAGGAAATTTAGAGCTCAGGGTGGGAAATATTCCAGGTGATTAGGCAAAAGCCCATCTGAGAGTGTTGCCTCTAGAGAAAATTCTAGGAAACTTAGCAGGAAAGGGagtaaaaaccacaaaaaccacCCCATTGAGACTCAAATTGACAGAGAAATTATTGAACAACAGTAATTTCTAACCCCACCCCTAAGTACGTATGCCTCCTATGAACTGTGCTGGTTTGTAGACCACAAATTCCAGCAGGACAAGGGCCATGACTTCTTCCTGCAGTGCCACAGATTTGGGAATGACGGTTGGCAATCAGCTGGCTCCCATCAATAAACTGTAGGGAAGCAGAGACAGTGGTAAAGCTGGCTTAAAACCTTGCTagcttccttgatttctctgttttaCCAACACACCCAAGCCATTAAGTGTTCTTGCTTCTTTCCTTGTCACATCTTTTGGCATCTCCCCATTCACTGCCACCATCCGCTATAATCACCTTCACAAGCCATGCCCAGGTTTCCCTCACTAAGTGCTCTTCAACCCAAACCCTCATTATGTCTCACAAGCCATTCTTCTGAAAATAGTGTGTCCCCACCTTTCCTCCACCCCATCCCTCAGCCTTGATGCTTAAAAATACAGGTTGTTCACCATTGTTAAGATAAAATCTACTATCACCCTGAATTATGAATGGTAGCAATCTGTCCTAGTAGAGAAACTAATGAAACCTTATCACATTTTAGCCACAAGACTCATCTCTCCATTACTCTGGCCCCTGACTATCTAGTTGTAGAAGAGCCACTAGGTGGACTTCCCACCTTCTAGAAGGAACTCCAACAGCCAGGAAGACTTCTCCCCCATTATTGAGGCAGCCTGCTTCCCCACAAGGCCAGAAGAACCTCTCATCAGTTAGCAAGTCCTCTCCACCAACCACATAGCTCCTTACTCCTTCCCCAGATGGGGGAAGGAATACCTTAATAATCCATGGGACCCTTCACTTTCTACCTGaatccctctgcctggaactttGTCATACCAGGTACTGGAGCCTATTGGTGTAGCTGTACCCACTCACCCAAATGCCCTGTTTCACCTCTGAGTAAATGCTTTCGGACCATACTAGCACCCAACTCCACACTTAAGTACTAGAAACGAAATCTCTATCACCTCAGAAGCCAAGAACTCTCTAGTCATTTATTATTCCCAGACTCTGTTCATCTCCCCACGCCCAAGTCCCtacttctccctttccccagttctccctctctttgccatcTTAGTCCCATATTCAGCAACCACCCCTCCCAGGATCCTCAACCTGGAATTCTCCCTAGGGATGCCACACCCTCTGTACCTCTCTAAAAGGGAGTTCTTTGTTCTCACTCTTGGCCTGTGAGTTCTCAGACATGCTCATCCTGATGACCTTTTATCCCATCTCCTTTCTGGTCACCTCAAGCCACACTCACACTGGAGCTCATCATCCCTAAACCTGCACTGCTCCCCAGTAAGAATCCAAGCATTCCCACTGCACTGAGCAAAAAAGTAAACACTATCTACAGGGCTCATTAGGACTGTCCTCTGCCTACTTCTCAATGTcatctctgcctcttctgctCACTTTATTGTGATTACATGGGCCTTCTTCCAGCTCTGCAGAAAATACAAAGTCCTTTCCTGACCTGGGACTTTTGTACCTGGCATCCCTTTGCCTGAAATGCCTTTTCTTGGCTCTTTGCACGGGTGACTCTTCTCATCCTCAGGTATCAGCTAAACCTTAATTCCTTCCCAAGTAAGGCCCTGGGAAGCAGGCTTTCCTCCTCCATTTTTCTCTATCACAGAATGCTACTTGTTTCCTGAGATAAATACACCTTCATTTCTCAGTAACTGAGTTTAGTTTCCATTTTGAGCTATCATCCCAGTGGTGGGAGAAATAATACTAATCTTCTTGGGGtttccatccctctctccctgactccaAGTTCTGGAGAGCTTACAAAGTGGTGAGGTATGCAGTGGTGGATAGGAGTGGGGTGAGGTATAGTCTGGTCCTCTGTGTCTGGCACCCATTGAGAGAACCTCACTCTTGTGAAGTCTTTGGTCCTTCAGAGTTACTGTGGCATCTTCTTGGGTTGTTCCAGAAGCATTGTAATTACATGACTGTAAATCTCTCCATATACCTGTCTTGGTTTCCCCAAGGCCTGACACTGGCTGGACTATAATGGATGCTCACGAAATACTGGAACTGAATCAACTCATCCCTGAGGCCTCTGAGCCACCAATGAAACCTGAAAGGAAGTTGGATGCTCATGCTAACTCTGAGGCCCTTTGCCAGGATTCTTAGCTTCATATGTCATTTAGATTCCTTGAAAGAATGAGAGTCACTGCTATGTATGTATAGTTTACAAATGGCAGCAACTTctattcttctaaaattttagaGACACAGAGGTCTTAGAAACCAttacatatggggcacctgggtggttcagtcagttgagcgtccgacttcagctcag
The sequence above is drawn from the Neofelis nebulosa isolate mNeoNeb1 chromosome 2, mNeoNeb1.pri, whole genome shotgun sequence genome and encodes:
- the LOC131504886 gene encoding putative olfactory receptor 2B3 translates to MQNFPWDNHSSVSEFILLGFSRDSQINTILFNIFLFLYLSTLVGNGLIVTLIHLDSRLHTPMYFFLSVLSILDMSYVTTTVPQMLVHLICQKKTISYVGCVAQMYIFLVLGITEGWLFSVMAYDRYVAICYPLRYKVIMTPWLCGAMAIFCGLWGISCSLVYTVFTMRLPYCGPNEINHFFCEVPAVLKLACADTSLNDQVDFILGFILLLVPLSFILASYVRIFATILKIRSAQGRLKAFSTCASHITVVTMFCGPAMFMYMNPGANASPERDKKLALFYNIISAFLNPIIYSLRNKDVKRAFLKLTGSSKASE